The proteins below come from a single Caulobacter segnis ATCC 21756 genomic window:
- a CDS encoding response regulator, with protein MQQRILLLDADVEARAQMCDLLSRHEYEVVTASSGQQMDRILTTTAVDAVVLDIMLPGEGGFSVCNRLRSQNHSPGVIVVSAMAEESDVVVGLEIGADDYVAKPYRSRELLARIRAVLRRRQAAMRPNPDEDRANVYRFDGWRLNVVTRQLFDPYSRAVELSSGEFNLLKTLLASPQQIVPRARLAQDPRTGERRDGSPQINVIVSRLRAKLARVQGGGDLIRTVRGQGYLLTVAVESLAND; from the coding sequence GTGCAGCAAAGAATCCTTCTCCTCGATGCCGATGTCGAAGCGCGGGCGCAGATGTGCGATCTGCTCTCCCGCCATGAATACGAGGTCGTCACGGCCTCGTCCGGCCAACAGATGGACCGCATCTTGACGACGACGGCCGTCGACGCCGTGGTTCTCGACATCATGCTGCCCGGCGAAGGCGGCTTTTCCGTCTGCAACCGCCTGCGCAGCCAGAACCACTCGCCGGGCGTCATCGTGGTCAGCGCCATGGCCGAGGAAAGCGACGTGGTCGTGGGACTCGAGATCGGGGCGGACGACTATGTCGCCAAGCCCTATCGCTCTAGGGAGCTTCTGGCGCGGATTCGCGCCGTCCTGCGGCGCCGCCAGGCCGCCATGCGCCCCAATCCCGACGAGGACCGCGCCAACGTCTATCGCTTCGACGGCTGGCGGCTGAACGTCGTGACGCGGCAACTATTCGATCCCTATAGCCGGGCGGTCGAACTGTCGTCGGGCGAGTTCAACCTGCTGAAGACGCTGCTCGCCAGCCCCCAGCAGATCGTGCCCCGCGCCCGCCTCGCCCAGGATCCGCGCACGGGCGAACGTCGCGATGGCTCCCCCCAGATCAACGTGATCGTCAGTCGCCTCCGCGCCAAGCTCGCCCGCGTGCAAGGCGGCGGCGACCTGATCCGGACGGTGCGCGGCCAGGGCTACCTGCTGACGGTGGCGGTCGAGAGCCTGGCGAACGACTAA
- a CDS encoding autotransporter outer membrane beta-barrel domain-containing protein gives MPHKFLIVTAAAAPMLLAAGDALAEVQVTSSSRTTAITTASPNGGAADDVKVTEDGVITLSASGPIVTLDSDNTVTINGGLASVGVDDSVGVLVIGGKTGSVTSAGSISLTEDYDYEDSDDDGDYDGLFAKGYRRYGIRVTGSDAFNGDITNSGSITIEGMDSSGISVEAPLVGNLVHSGSISVTGDRGYGIRIAGSVTGNVTIEGSTSVLGEGSVGVAVDSAIDGAFVLQGSVSSTGYRITSRYSDPDDRALLDADDMLEGGGGVNIAANVSGGVLLDVPPTDTNDDTSDDEDGDGVTDSSEGSASIYVYGGAPALKIGSDSNTVTLGAVGTGDDAYGLIIKGSVSASSPYDGVETTGVQIGGDAGYETLITGGIRVTGTVSASGYEAQTNGLHLKSGAIADKIWNAGTISASTTSEGDFSTRALVIDAGAQVSTLNNDGVISASVLGEKGTAYAILDNAGTLSTINNTRTIAAYVTATDDDYDTDDDNDDASDETVTGKAIAIDVSKNTTGVTITQTGVDDGDDGDDDVADTDTDGDGVDDADEPAIIGKILLGSGDDKLNILNGTVIGAISFGDGADSLTIDGGGYVLTTLADSDGRLDINIGSGTLGLLNTDDLKVSNLTLSADSKLIFSVDPAAGTATRLVADTATIASGANLGLVFNNLLTTASTFEVIQAGTLTAGDIGQDLLGDAPYIYVAKAYQSGNSIDIDVRRRTADEAGMTRNQASAYDAVFAALSKDDDIASAFLNQNTKDGFYNLYNQMLPDQGLGMFSALQAVNQQISAATMIRPDLGDRYGPDSVWVQQISTLVRREDGEDQGSDTQALGFVAGYEAMGDAGGALGVTLAAVSIEEHDTTAKVGEHTTNALIQAGVYWRRSIGGWRFNLGGGAGYGWLTGDRSFYSEDVDSDGEADSSATSVAHWNGVTANAFAGMAYEQAVGRYFVRPEARLDYVYFSEGKRSETGGGDGFDLIRDARSFSNLSGDAGIVFGAQFGKAVWWRPEVRIGYRQTLAGDIGDTVARFRGGQSFTLTSTADKQGAATLGLAIRAGSTMSYVALEGGAEAAKKQNRYYLRLSGRAMF, from the coding sequence ATGCCGCACAAGTTTCTGATCGTCACGGCGGCCGCCGCGCCGATGCTGCTCGCCGCCGGCGACGCCCTGGCCGAAGTGCAAGTCACCAGCAGTTCGCGGACGACCGCGATCACCACCGCCAGCCCGAATGGCGGAGCGGCCGACGACGTGAAGGTCACCGAGGACGGCGTCATCACCTTGAGCGCCTCGGGCCCGATCGTCACGCTCGACAGCGACAACACCGTCACCATCAACGGCGGCCTGGCCAGCGTCGGCGTGGATGATTCCGTCGGCGTGCTGGTCATCGGCGGCAAGACCGGCTCGGTGACCAGCGCCGGATCGATCAGCCTGACCGAGGACTACGACTACGAGGACAGCGACGACGACGGTGACTACGATGGCCTCTTTGCGAAGGGGTACCGACGCTACGGAATCCGGGTGACGGGAAGCGACGCCTTCAACGGCGACATCACCAACTCCGGCTCGATCACCATCGAGGGCATGGACTCTTCCGGCATCAGCGTCGAAGCGCCGCTGGTCGGGAACCTCGTCCACTCGGGATCGATCAGCGTCACGGGTGATCGCGGCTATGGGATCCGCATCGCCGGCTCCGTCACCGGGAACGTCACGATCGAAGGCTCGACCAGCGTGTTGGGCGAAGGCTCGGTCGGCGTGGCGGTGGACTCGGCGATCGACGGCGCCTTCGTCCTGCAGGGCTCGGTCTCTTCAACCGGCTACCGCATCACGTCGCGCTACAGCGACCCCGACGACCGCGCGCTGCTCGACGCGGACGACATGCTGGAAGGCGGCGGCGGGGTGAACATCGCCGCCAACGTCTCCGGCGGCGTCCTGCTCGATGTCCCGCCGACCGACACGAACGATGACACAAGCGACGACGAGGATGGCGACGGCGTCACCGACAGCTCGGAAGGCTCGGCCTCGATCTATGTCTACGGCGGCGCGCCGGCGCTGAAGATCGGCTCCGACAGCAATACGGTGACCCTCGGAGCGGTCGGGACGGGCGACGACGCCTATGGGCTGATCATCAAGGGCTCGGTCAGCGCTTCCAGCCCTTATGACGGCGTCGAGACGACCGGCGTCCAGATCGGCGGCGACGCGGGTTACGAGACCCTGATCACCGGCGGCATACGCGTCACGGGCACGGTCTCGGCCTCGGGCTACGAGGCCCAGACCAACGGCCTGCATCTGAAGTCCGGCGCGATCGCCGACAAAATCTGGAACGCGGGCACGATCAGCGCCTCGACCACCTCGGAAGGCGACTTCTCCACGCGCGCCCTGGTGATCGACGCCGGAGCCCAGGTCAGCACCCTCAACAACGACGGGGTGATCAGCGCCTCGGTTCTGGGCGAGAAGGGAACCGCGTACGCGATCCTCGACAACGCCGGAACGCTGAGCACCATCAATAACACCCGCACCATCGCCGCCTACGTCACCGCCACGGACGACGACTACGACACCGACGACGACAATGACGACGCCAGCGACGAGACGGTCACCGGCAAGGCGATCGCCATCGACGTCTCGAAGAACACGACGGGCGTGACGATCACCCAGACCGGCGTCGATGACGGCGACGACGGCGACGACGACGTGGCCGACACCGACACGGACGGCGACGGCGTTGACGACGCCGACGAGCCGGCGATCATCGGCAAGATCCTGCTGGGCTCCGGCGACGACAAGCTGAACATCCTGAACGGCACGGTGATCGGCGCCATTTCGTTCGGCGACGGCGCCGACAGCCTGACGATCGATGGCGGCGGCTATGTGCTGACCACCCTGGCGGACTCCGATGGCCGGCTGGACATCAACATCGGCTCGGGCACGCTGGGCTTGCTCAACACCGATGACCTCAAGGTCAGCAACCTGACCCTGAGCGCCGACAGCAAGCTGATCTTCAGCGTCGATCCGGCCGCGGGGACGGCGACCCGCCTTGTCGCCGACACCGCCACCATCGCCTCCGGCGCCAATCTCGGCCTGGTGTTCAACAACCTGCTGACGACGGCCTCGACCTTCGAGGTGATCCAGGCCGGAACCCTGACGGCCGGCGATATCGGCCAGGATCTGCTGGGCGACGCGCCCTATATCTACGTCGCCAAGGCGTATCAGTCGGGGAACAGCATCGACATCGACGTGCGTCGCCGAACCGCCGACGAGGCGGGCATGACCCGCAACCAGGCCTCGGCCTATGACGCGGTGTTCGCGGCCCTGTCGAAGGACGACGACATCGCCAGCGCCTTCCTGAACCAGAACACGAAGGACGGCTTCTACAACCTCTACAACCAGATGCTGCCCGACCAGGGCCTTGGCATGTTCTCGGCGTTGCAGGCGGTGAACCAGCAGATCTCGGCGGCGACGATGATTCGGCCGGATCTCGGCGACCGCTACGGCCCCGACAGCGTCTGGGTGCAGCAGATCAGCACCCTGGTCCGCCGCGAGGACGGCGAGGATCAGGGCTCAGACACCCAGGCCCTGGGCTTTGTGGCCGGCTACGAGGCCATGGGCGATGCGGGCGGCGCTCTGGGCGTGACCTTGGCCGCCGTCAGCATCGAGGAGCACGACACCACCGCCAAGGTCGGCGAGCATACGACCAACGCCCTGATCCAGGCCGGGGTCTATTGGCGCCGGTCGATCGGCGGCTGGCGCTTCAACCTCGGCGGCGGCGCGGGATACGGCTGGCTGACGGGCGATCGCAGCTTCTATAGCGAGGACGTCGACTCGGACGGCGAGGCGGACTCCTCGGCCACCAGCGTCGCCCATTGGAACGGCGTGACGGCCAACGCCTTCGCTGGCATGGCCTACGAGCAGGCCGTGGGCCGCTACTTCGTCAGGCCGGAAGCGCGCCTCGACTATGTCTATTTCAGCGAAGGCAAGCGGAGCGAGACGGGCGGCGGGGACGGGTTCGATCTGATCCGCGACGCCCGAAGCTTCAGCAATCTCAGCGGCGACGCCGGGATCGTGTTTGGAGCCCAGTTCGGCAAAGCGGTCTGGTGGCGTCCGGAAGTCCGTATCGGCTACCGCCAGACCCTGGCCGGCGACATCGGCGATACGGTCGCGCGTTTCCGCGGCGGCCAATCGTTCACCCTGACCTCCACCGCCGACAAGCAGGGCGCGGCGACTTTGGGCCTCGCTATCCGCGCGGGGTCGACCATGTCGTACGTGGCGCTGGAAGGCGGCGCAGAGGCGGCGAAGAAACAGAACCGATACTACCTGCGGCTCTCGGGTCGGGCGATGTTCTAG
- a CDS encoding RNA polymerase sigma factor, whose translation MRNQPENMSKDARQSWADETLFEAARGGDEQAFRVLVDRHARVVRRLALSILSDAHEAEDIAQEAFVAAWRAKDNWTPDARFTTWLHRIAVNKAIDRYRRRRATPEPNDVITRLADAAPSAPVEDQQQALERRESARSLRDCLQRLPDSQRQALTLYYFEDLDVGRIAGVLDTTEQAVRSLLKRGKQALRLLIQRQKSLGHHGSFGFSSAAVDAGR comes from the coding sequence ATGCGCAATCAACCCGAGAACATGAGCAAGGACGCCCGCCAAAGCTGGGCCGACGAGACGCTGTTCGAGGCGGCTCGAGGCGGCGACGAGCAGGCCTTTCGCGTTCTGGTGGACCGTCACGCCCGAGTCGTGCGGCGGCTGGCGCTCAGTATCCTGAGCGACGCCCATGAGGCGGAGGACATCGCGCAAGAAGCCTTCGTCGCCGCCTGGCGCGCCAAGGACAACTGGACGCCCGACGCCCGCTTCACGACCTGGCTGCATCGGATCGCGGTCAATAAGGCGATCGACCGCTATCGCCGCCGGCGCGCCACGCCCGAGCCGAACGACGTCATCACCCGCCTAGCCGACGCGGCGCCCTCCGCTCCGGTCGAAGACCAACAGCAGGCCCTGGAGCGCCGCGAAAGCGCCCGTTCGCTACGAGACTGCCTGCAGCGCCTGCCGGACAGCCAACGCCAGGCTCTGACGCTCTACTATTTCGAAGACCTGGACGTGGGCAGAATCGCTGGCGTCCTCGACACCACCGAACAGGCCGTGCGCTCGCTCCTCAAGCGGGGTAAGCAAGCGCTGCGCCTCCTCATTCAAAGGCAGAAGAGCCTTGGCCATCATGGATCTTTCGGTTTTTCGTCAGCGGCTGTCGACGCTGGGCGCTGA
- a CDS encoding flagellar protein FliS, giving the protein MNSNQAIQAYKASQQLNQNPRDVLTAVHEELYRSISSAKYAHEQNALDQMCAHLAKGVRILTVLATTLNFSAVGGDGERLRQYYLRLLNLLNRNEKIANRASSYQQAIDMLQPLCREFRKIE; this is encoded by the coding sequence ATGAATAGCAATCAAGCGATCCAGGCCTACAAGGCCTCTCAGCAGCTCAATCAAAATCCGCGCGACGTCCTTACGGCCGTGCACGAGGAACTTTATCGATCGATATCGTCGGCAAAATATGCCCACGAGCAAAATGCGCTCGACCAGATGTGCGCGCACCTGGCCAAGGGCGTACGGATACTCACCGTTCTTGCAACAACCTTGAATTTTTCCGCAGTGGGCGGAGATGGAGAACGGTTGAGGCAATATTACCTAAGGTTGCTGAATTTACTCAACAGGAATGAAAAGATCGCGAACAGAGCAAGTTCGTATCAGCAAGCCATAGATATGTTGCAGCCGCTGTGCCGCGAATTTCGAAAGATTGAATAA